Proteins from a single region of Apium graveolens cultivar Ventura chromosome 7, ASM990537v1, whole genome shotgun sequence:
- the LOC141674520 gene encoding putative F-box protein PP2-B2: MGDMGALPKELMEKIVSRTRSVDAGGSLSIVFKSFQSAAISDNVWSTFLPVDLISRRTLHSLPNPDFDDPWNNIHSSTLQAFSTNKDLYLFLSDNPLIIDDGAMTKSAGLGVSIYFQGRSPMANYITSWNTVVIKKCPKSYINRIGFAPELSSAYNLEICGKISTSLFSPDTAYTAYLMFDITNFYFGGFWEEQSLETYVGTDGGCPSDCRTVYIPWMPYDYDGSDGLMNSDTIILTDPQYPQKREKGKRACHV; this comes from the exons ATGGGTGATATGGGTGCCTTGCCAAAAGAATTGATGGAAAAGATTGTCTCACGTACTAGGTCGGTGGATGCTGGCGGGAGCCTATCAATTGTCTTTAAAAGTTTCCAATCAGCTGCGATATCTGACAACGTCTGGAGTACATTTCTACCAGTTGATCTCATCTCTCGTCGTACTCTGCACTCACTCCCAAATCCAGACTTCGATGATCCCTGGAATAATATTCATTCAAGTACTCTCCAGGCTTTTTCAACCAACAAGGATTTGTATCTCTTTCTTTCCGATAATCCTTTAATCATTGATGACGGTGCTATG ACAAAATCAGCGGGATTAGGTGTTTCCATATATTTCCAAGGACGCTCTCCTATGGCGAACTATATCACTTCTTGGAACACTGTTGTTATCAAAAAATGTCCAAAATCTTATAT AAACAGAATTGGCTTCGCCCCTGAGCTTTCCTCTGCTTATAATTTAGAAATTTGTGGGAAGATAAGTACATCTCTGTTTTCCCCAGATACGGCCTACACTGCATATCTTATGTTCGATATCACCAATTTTTACTTTGGAGGATTTTGGGAAGAACAATCGTTAGAAACTTATGTTGGAACTGATGGTGGTTGCCCAAGCGATTGCAGGACTGTCTACATACCTTGGATGCCTTACGATTATGATGGTTCCGATGGCTTGATGAATTCAGATACGATAATATTAACTGATCCCCAGTATCCACAAAAAAGAGAAAAGGGAAAGCGTGCATGCCATGTTTAA